From the genome of Spirochaetae bacterium HGW-Spirochaetae-1, one region includes:
- a CDS encoding FAD-binding oxidoreductase, with translation MAKKMGFQPDWNEEAPVQGSYRSIFKWGDPLGFKHPNGKFLQALKEICNMTDDDFREKKTTGNEPVHYKAAVKLSKTQVGSLAKIVGAENISSSEYDRLKFSTGKTIEEAMYLRRGKVNRVSDIVIHPRSSEDIQEVVTYCNRQKIPVYVFGGGSSVNFGLYPAKGGVTLVMSTHMNKIIELNETNQTVRVQAGMMGPAFEEALNKAPEKFGAKRKYTCGHFPQSFEYSSVGGWIVTLGSGQQSSYYGDAYDLVLSMEVVTPSGTIRTLDYPGTATGPKVTDILKGSEGTFGVVTEVTWKLYRYMPENRRYFGFIFPSWKDAVDASREISQSEFGMPAVFRISDEEETHMGLKHYGIDGTILDRLMTLRGFRPMERCLFLGSADGEKHFTANIKKQVKTICKKHGGMYLTGFATRQWEPGRYRDPYIREDLMDYGILSDTLETGVKWDNLHKVHQEVRKFVKSRPGTICMTHCSHFYPQGTNLYFIYFIKDNDIKDYVEFQDGIIDAVERSGGSLSHHHGVGRMIGPWMERHLGKEQMDVLRTLKGHFDPKNIMNPGGQMGLDLKGTDWRKIKNS, from the coding sequence ATGGCTAAAAAAATGGGATTTCAACCGGACTGGAATGAGGAGGCCCCGGTACAGGGCTCATACCGATCTATTTTTAAATGGGGTGATCCTCTTGGTTTCAAGCATCCCAATGGGAAATTTTTACAGGCGCTTAAAGAGATTTGCAACATGACTGATGACGATTTCAGGGAAAAGAAAACGACCGGGAATGAGCCGGTACACTATAAGGCTGCTGTAAAACTGTCAAAGACCCAGGTGGGCAGCCTTGCGAAGATAGTCGGCGCTGAAAATATTTCTTCCAGTGAATATGACAGGCTGAAGTTTTCAACTGGCAAGACAATTGAGGAAGCCATGTATCTGCGCCGTGGCAAGGTAAACAGGGTGTCGGATATTGTGATCCACCCCCGAAGCAGTGAGGATATTCAGGAAGTTGTTACATATTGCAACCGGCAGAAGATACCTGTGTATGTATTCGGCGGAGGTTCATCGGTTAATTTCGGTCTTTATCCCGCCAAGGGCGGCGTGACTCTTGTAATGTCAACGCACATGAATAAGATTATTGAATTGAATGAGACCAACCAGACCGTCCGCGTTCAGGCCGGAATGATGGGACCGGCCTTTGAAGAAGCGTTGAATAAGGCACCGGAAAAGTTCGGGGCGAAAAGAAAATATACCTGCGGCCATTTCCCCCAGTCATTTGAATATTCATCCGTGGGTGGATGGATCGTTACACTGGGTTCCGGCCAGCAATCGTCATATTACGGCGACGCCTATGACCTGGTGCTGAGCATGGAAGTCGTGACGCCCTCCGGAACAATCCGAACGCTGGATTACCCGGGAACGGCAACGGGACCAAAGGTTACGGATATATTAAAGGGGAGCGAGGGAACCTTCGGTGTTGTCACGGAAGTGACATGGAAGCTATACCGATATATGCCGGAGAACCGACGATATTTCGGATTTATCTTCCCATCATGGAAAGACGCTGTTGATGCGAGCCGGGAGATATCTCAGAGTGAGTTCGGTATGCCTGCCGTTTTCAGAATATCCGATGAAGAAGAAACCCATATGGGCCTGAAACATTACGGCATCGATGGGACAATTTTAGACAGGCTCATGACCCTGAGAGGGTTCAGGCCCATGGAGCGCTGTCTCTTCCTGGGCTCCGCCGACGGGGAGAAGCATTTTACGGCCAACATCAAGAAACAGGTAAAAACTATATGTAAAAAACACGGCGGCATGTATCTCACCGGTTTCGCCACCAGGCAGTGGGAGCCGGGACGCTACAGGGACCCCTACATCAGGGAAGATCTCATGGATTATGGGATTCTATCAGACACGCTGGAAACGGGAGTGAAATGGGACAATCTGCACAAAGTCCATCAGGAAGTGAGGAAGTTCGTCAAGAGCCGTCCGGGTACCATATGCATGACACACTGTTCACATTTTTATCCCCAGGGAACGAATCTCTACTTTATATATTTCATAAAGGACAACGATATCAAAGACTATGTTGAGTTTCAGGACGGAATTATCGACGCTGTTGAACGCAGTGGCGGTTCCCTGTCACATCATCATGGTGTGGGACGGATGATAGGGCCCTGGATGGAAAGGCATCTCGGGAAAGAACAGATGGATGTTCTCAGGACACTGAAGGGACATTTCGATCCGAAGAACATTATGAATCCCGGCGGGCAGATGGGACTTGATCTGAAAGGGACGGACTGGCGCAAAATAAAAAATAGTTAA
- a CDS encoding NAD(FAD)-dependent dehydrogenase, which translates to MEHTAAVITCISCPLGCAIEIERSGEEFTVQGNRCKKGKDYAQQELVCPMRSITSTVQTSFHDFPRLSVKTDREVPLREIFHFMTAINVISVDKRMKPGDVVARGLCGSEVNLVATGDMSEIAV; encoded by the coding sequence ATGGAACATACAGCAGCTGTTATAACCTGCATATCGTGCCCACTGGGATGCGCCATTGAGATAGAACGGTCCGGTGAAGAATTCACGGTGCAGGGGAACCGGTGCAAAAAGGGAAAGGACTATGCGCAGCAGGAACTGGTGTGCCCCATGAGAAGCATTACCTCAACGGTGCAGACATCTTTCCACGATTTTCCCCGCCTGAGCGTGAAGACCGACCGGGAAGTGCCCCTGCGGGAAATATTTCATTTCATGACGGCCATAAACGTGATCAGCGTTGATAAACGGATGAAACCCGGCGACGTGGTAGCCCGCGGACTCTGCGGAAGTGAAGTGAACCTCGTTGCCACGGGAGATATGTCGGAGATAGCGGTGTAG
- a CDS encoding pyridine nucleotide-disulfide oxidoreductase — MRTEQEWDVIVIGGGPAGLASAISAHDAGARVCVIEREERPGGILKQCIHDGFGLVRFKEKLTGPEYASRYVEMARERNIPVFLNSFLTEISRRDGAYHLALVNKKEGVFYSRATAVIMAMGCRERTSRQIFIHGSRPAGVLTAGLAQYFINIQGLMPVKKCVILGSGDIGLIMARRLTLEGAVVEGVYELQKEPSGLTRNIVQCLEDFNIPLHLGTTVTQVHGEKRVEGVTVAAVDEKFRPIAGTERYIDCDSLILSVGLIPENDILDPLDVAMDGKTKGPVVDHTMMTMRDGIFSCGNALHVNDLVDYVSESGEIAGRRAAAYARDGLLERKLVPVGHRGHVMYTVPQFIDTSSTHDAILYFRSSKTFTDARLRIMAGDVELVTKKYRIVKPPEMERVVLKMEDIPKDAREITVELREEQ; from the coding sequence ATGAGAACGGAACAAGAATGGGATGTCATAGTAATCGGCGGCGGGCCGGCTGGACTGGCCTCGGCCATATCGGCCCATGATGCCGGTGCCAGGGTCTGCGTTATTGAAAGAGAGGAACGGCCGGGAGGCATCCTGAAACAGTGCATACATGACGGGTTCGGTCTTGTCCGGTTTAAGGAAAAGCTCACGGGGCCCGAGTATGCCTCGCGGTATGTGGAAATGGCCCGGGAGCGGAATATCCCCGTTTTTCTCAATTCATTTCTCACGGAAATATCCCGCCGGGATGGTGCGTATCATCTTGCGCTGGTAAATAAGAAGGAAGGTGTTTTCTATTCCAGGGCAACGGCGGTGATCATGGCCATGGGATGCCGGGAGAGGACCTCGCGGCAGATTTTTATACACGGCAGCAGGCCCGCCGGGGTGTTGACTGCTGGACTGGCCCAGTACTTTATAAACATCCAGGGACTCATGCCGGTGAAAAAGTGCGTGATCCTGGGCTCGGGGGACATCGGTCTTATCATGGCGCGGCGCCTCACGCTGGAGGGGGCCGTGGTGGAGGGCGTGTATGAGCTGCAGAAAGAGCCCTCGGGCTTGACGAGAAATATTGTCCAGTGTCTGGAGGATTTCAATATTCCCCTTCACCTGGGTACAACGGTTACGCAGGTCCACGGCGAGAAACGCGTCGAAGGCGTGACTGTAGCGGCCGTAGATGAAAAGTTCCGGCCAATCGCCGGAACGGAGCGCTATATAGACTGTGACTCCCTCATTCTCTCCGTGGGTCTCATTCCCGAGAACGACATTCTTGATCCCCTTGATGTGGCTATGGATGGAAAAACAAAGGGACCCGTGGTGGACCACACCATGATGACCATGCGCGATGGGATTTTCTCCTGCGGCAATGCCCTGCATGTGAACGACCTCGTGGACTATGTTTCCGAGAGCGGTGAAATAGCGGGGCGGCGTGCAGCGGCCTATGCACGGGATGGCCTGCTTGAGCGGAAGCTGGTGCCCGTGGGACACCGGGGACACGTCATGTACACGGTTCCCCAGTTTATCGACACGAGCAGTACCCATGATGCGATCCTGTATTTCCGCAGCAGCAAGACCTTCACCGATGCACGGCTGCGCATTATGGCCGGAGATGTTGAACTCGTGACAAAGAAGTACCGCATCGTGAAGCCGCCGGAAATGGAACGGGTTGTGCTGAAGATGGAGGATATTCCCAAAGATGCCCGTGAAATTACCGTTGAACTGAGGGAGGAACAATAA
- a CDS encoding FAD/NAD(P)-binding oxidoreductase: MGKKYQAVRKALDRKGFKSIEAVEWRSSIVLTGTVKTWDEKINAGYAAAGRGYKAVVNDIEVPGAPADSMSVPALRDSFLEGRHFDAVIIGGGITGAAIARELSRYDISIALFEKEEDMAKHASGRNDGMIHDGFAARAKTKKTIYNVRGNRLYSRVTKELGVEFHRPGSMILFSSPLMRLAVPIMKARAKKNNVDGYCYLSRKKVAKMEPWLVDKQYGAFFLPSAGVLSPYKMVIAYAENAVQNGAEVILSTVVTGFDMKEGSIERIRTNRGSCTARVVINAAGIWADTIAGYADDRFFSLHGRKGTDAIMDLKTGRYQSHITAMPNLLKSDSKTKGGGLVMTPEGNILVGPTAREVSYRENYATDPGDINELMHHIELNRKLDRSQIITYFAGIRACTYEEDFIVEASEHVDNLVHAAGIQSPGLASAPAIAEDIVKISLGILGKKMTVNEKKNYNPIRKGIPVLKNMPLDERDLFIRRNPAYGRIVCRCEEISEGEIRDAMRSPIPVATMDGLKRRVRVSAGRCHGGFCTPRVLEIMAEELDVDITGITKKGPGSPFFFGHTKEEREYRGRTVKTIIGGGQA; the protein is encoded by the coding sequence ATGGGAAAGAAATATCAAGCCGTGAGAAAAGCCCTGGACCGGAAGGGGTTCAAAAGCATTGAGGCCGTGGAATGGCGTTCCTCCATAGTGCTTACGGGAACGGTTAAAACATGGGATGAAAAGATTAACGCCGGTTATGCAGCTGCCGGCAGGGGCTACAAGGCCGTGGTAAACGATATCGAGGTTCCCGGCGCCCCGGCGGATTCCATGTCGGTACCCGCTCTCCGGGATTCCTTTTTGGAAGGCCGGCATTTTGACGCGGTTATCATCGGGGGAGGAATTACCGGTGCTGCCATAGCCCGTGAGCTTTCCCGGTATGACATATCAATCGCCCTTTTTGAAAAAGAGGAGGATATGGCCAAACACGCCTCGGGTCGCAATGACGGTATGATACATGACGGTTTCGCGGCAAGGGCGAAAACGAAGAAAACCATCTATAATGTCCGGGGAAACAGGCTTTATTCCCGGGTGACAAAGGAACTGGGCGTGGAATTTCACCGGCCCGGTTCCATGATTCTCTTCAGCAGTCCTCTTATGAGACTGGCAGTTCCGATAATGAAGGCGCGGGCGAAGAAAAATAACGTTGACGGATACTGCTACCTGAGCCGCAAGAAGGTGGCTAAAATGGAACCCTGGCTCGTGGATAAACAGTACGGCGCCTTTTTCCTTCCCTCGGCGGGAGTTCTCTCGCCCTACAAGATGGTGATAGCCTATGCCGAAAACGCCGTGCAGAACGGGGCCGAGGTGATCTTAAGCACCGTGGTGACGGGTTTTGACATGAAGGAAGGCAGTATTGAAAGGATACGAACAAACCGCGGCAGCTGTACGGCCCGTGTTGTTATTAACGCTGCCGGGATCTGGGCTGATACAATAGCCGGTTATGCCGATGATCGTTTTTTTTCCCTGCACGGAAGAAAGGGAACCGACGCCATCATGGATCTCAAAACCGGCCGGTACCAGAGCCATATAACGGCCATGCCGAATCTGCTGAAGTCTGATTCAAAGACCAAGGGAGGCGGCCTGGTCATGACGCCCGAGGGAAACATACTTGTCGGTCCCACGGCCCGGGAGGTTTCCTATCGTGAAAATTATGCCACGGACCCCGGTGATATTAACGAATTGATGCATCATATAGAACTAAACCGAAAGCTTGACCGGTCCCAGATAATAACCTATTTCGCCGGGATACGGGCCTGCACCTACGAGGAGGATTTCATCGTCGAGGCCTCGGAGCATGTGGACAATCTGGTCCATGCTGCGGGAATCCAGTCGCCGGGGCTTGCCTCGGCGCCGGCCATAGCAGAAGATATCGTAAAAATATCCCTGGGAATCCTGGGAAAAAAAATGACCGTCAATGAAAAGAAAAATTATAATCCCATACGTAAAGGGATACCGGTTCTGAAAAACATGCCCCTGGATGAGCGCGATCTCTTCATCAGGCGGAACCCGGCCTACGGCAGGATCGTCTGCCGCTGCGAGGAGATTTCCGAGGGGGAGATCCGCGATGCCATGCGATCTCCCATTCCCGTAGCCACCATGGACGGGCTGAAGAGAAGGGTCAGGGTGAGCGCGGGACGATGCCACGGCGGGTTCTGCACGCCGCGCGTGCTGGAGATCATGGCCGAAGAACTGGATGTAGATATAACCGGTATCACCAAAAAGGGCCCGGGTTCACCCTTCTTCTTCGGCCATACCAAGGAGGAGCGGGAGTACCGGGGACGAACGGTGAAGACGATCATCGGCGGAGGTCAGGCATGA
- a CDS encoding glycerol-3-phosphate dehydrogenase: protein MTVGGSLMKRFIEEYAGKEFDLVIVGGGITGAAVAYDAASRGLSVALVEKGDFGSATSSATSKMIHGGLRYLATFEFGLVRESLRERRIMENIAPNFVYPMPVMFTSSDTRLSNNKWFIEIGMILYDILSFDKGWTWDKSKKLPMHRMVSRDRVLKMEPNVKKEGLTGAAMYYDCVSIVPERLTLAFIKSAVKYGAQVSNYTKAMDFITNGGDGKHRRITGVRVKDLIKNKEHDIRGKLVINCGGPWADILLNLAGGKKADEKLRRSEGIHIITKKLINDHIVGSTTAAGKHFFLIPWRNHSLIGTTDTEYVGSPDEYCVTRKSIESLISEVNESFGNGSLIKYDDILYTYGGLRPLVEDQTEDVYESSRKYEIYDNKEDGLDGLVTVEGGKYTTSRNLAGSVMKMVKEKIGKKIGEEITAKEYLAGSEIPDMEMFVLECKKKYNSFRDSHMDYLSRIYGRELDAVMAIAGEKKEWSAPLNRDGEMLAQVIYAIRNEMALTLKDILFRRTGLGTLGHPGDAVLKKIADTAARELKWDEKRKKKEIKEVLDQLRIPE from the coding sequence ATGACCGTAGGAGGTTCCCTGATGAAACGTTTTATTGAAGAGTATGCGGGAAAGGAGTTTGATCTTGTTATCGTGGGAGGCGGCATCACGGGTGCGGCTGTGGCGTACGATGCCGCAAGCAGGGGTTTGTCCGTGGCACTGGTGGAAAAAGGGGATTTCGGTTCCGCCACCTCGTCGGCCACATCAAAGATGATCCACGGCGGGCTCCGGTATCTTGCAACGTTCGAGTTCGGCCTGGTCCGGGAGTCGCTGCGGGAGCGGCGTATCATGGAGAATATCGCCCCTAATTTTGTCTATCCCATGCCCGTCATGTTCACATCGAGCGATACCCGTCTCTCAAACAATAAATGGTTCATTGAAATCGGCATGATTCTTTATGATATACTTTCCTTCGACAAGGGGTGGACATGGGATAAAAGCAAAAAGCTGCCCATGCACCGCATGGTCTCCCGGGACAGGGTCCTGAAAATGGAACCAAATGTTAAAAAGGAGGGGCTTACCGGGGCAGCCATGTACTATGACTGTGTCAGCATTGTCCCGGAACGGCTGACCCTGGCGTTCATTAAATCGGCGGTGAAATACGGCGCACAGGTATCCAACTATACAAAAGCCATGGATTTTATCACTAACGGTGGGGACGGCAAGCACCGGCGAATAACGGGTGTCAGGGTGAAGGACCTGATAAAAAACAAAGAACATGATATCAGGGGCAAGCTGGTAATTAACTGCGGCGGTCCCTGGGCCGATATCCTCCTTAACCTGGCCGGAGGGAAAAAGGCCGATGAAAAACTGCGGCGCTCCGAAGGCATTCACATTATAACGAAAAAGCTCATCAACGATCATATCGTGGGCTCCACCACGGCGGCAGGGAAACATTTTTTTCTCATTCCCTGGAGAAACCACTCTCTTATCGGAACAACGGACACGGAGTATGTTGGAAGCCCCGATGAATACTGCGTTACGCGAAAGAGTATAGAGTCCCTTATATCGGAAGTAAATGAGTCTTTTGGAAACGGGTCTCTGATAAAATATGATGATATTCTCTACACTTACGGCGGCCTTCGGCCCCTCGTGGAAGACCAGACCGAGGACGTCTATGAGTCTTCCCGCAAGTACGAGATTTACGACAACAAAGAGGACGGCCTCGATGGTCTTGTAACAGTGGAAGGCGGGAAATACACCACGAGCCGGAACCTGGCCGGCAGTGTCATGAAAATGGTGAAGGAAAAAATCGGGAAAAAAATCGGTGAGGAAATCACTGCCAAGGAATATCTCGCGGGAAGCGAGATTCCCGACATGGAGATGTTCGTCCTGGAATGCAAGAAGAAATATAACAGTTTCCGCGATTCTCACATGGACTATCTCAGCCGGATTTACGGCAGGGAACTGGACGCGGTCATGGCCATTGCCGGTGAAAAAAAGGAATGGTCTGCGCCCCTGAACAGAGACGGGGAAATGCTGGCCCAGGTGATATATGCCATCAGGAACGAGATGGCCCTGACCCTGAAGGATATTCTCTTCAGGAGAACCGGTCTGGGTACTCTGGGCCATCCCGGTGACGCGGTCCTCAAAAAAATTGCTGACACAGCGGCCCGCGAGCTGAAGTGGGATGAGAAGCGGAAGAAAAAAGAGATAAAAGAAGTTCTGGACCAGTTGCGGATTCCGGAATAA
- a CDS encoding phosphoribosylamine--glycine ligase, which produces MKYLVIGSGGREHTIAWRLLKDGSANEVYVAPGNGGIDPAYRVNLGINDFEGITRFCREKGIDTVVVGPEAPLAAGIVDHLQKENIPVFGPSAEAARLEGSKLFAKMIMEKYGIPTAGHHDFTGKAELLDFIKSQEQFPVVIKLDGLAAGKGVGIPESREEALAFTNENVGDTTRVFVEDFLQGEEASVLGISDGTTVLTFVAAQDHKRIFDGDRGPNTGGMGAYAPAPVVTDERLKRIHSMVLQPTIDGMKKEGVPFKGILYAGVIIHGDDIKVLEFNVRFGDPEAQVILPLLEGKLGDFIQGSIKGTLHTKTISFKKKHAITVVMSSGGYPGDYEKGKEITGLDSLSNSITAFHAGTVEKDGKFFTNGGRVLNITALGDSLVQARDAVYNEIDRISFDDAFYRKDIAHRALK; this is translated from the coding sequence ATGAAATATCTCGTTATCGGGTCCGGCGGCAGGGAACATACCATAGCCTGGCGGCTTCTGAAAGATGGAAGCGCCAATGAGGTGTATGTGGCGCCGGGCAACGGCGGCATCGATCCGGCATATCGTGTTAATCTGGGCATCAACGACTTCGAAGGAATCACACGATTCTGCCGGGAAAAAGGGATTGATACGGTCGTGGTGGGCCCCGAGGCGCCCCTGGCGGCCGGCATCGTAGACCACCTGCAGAAAGAGAATATCCCCGTATTCGGCCCTTCGGCAGAAGCAGCCCGGCTCGAAGGAAGCAAACTCTTCGCCAAGATGATCATGGAAAAATACGGGATACCCACGGCTGGGCACCATGATTTTACAGGAAAGGCCGAACTTCTTGATTTCATTAAAAGCCAGGAGCAATTCCCTGTTGTCATAAAGCTCGACGGGCTTGCCGCGGGAAAGGGTGTCGGAATACCCGAGTCCCGGGAAGAGGCCCTTGCCTTCACCAATGAAAACGTGGGGGACACGACCCGCGTCTTTGTCGAGGATTTTCTCCAGGGTGAAGAGGCATCGGTACTGGGCATTTCCGACGGCACGACAGTCCTGACCTTCGTGGCTGCGCAGGACCATAAGCGTATCTTCGACGGCGACCGGGGACCCAATACGGGCGGTATGGGCGCCTATGCGCCGGCTCCCGTAGTCACCGACGAGCGCCTGAAACGGATTCATTCCATGGTGCTGCAGCCCACCATTGACGGCATGAAAAAGGAGGGGGTTCCCTTCAAGGGCATACTCTATGCCGGGGTCATCATACACGGTGATGATATAAAAGTTCTGGAATTCAATGTCCGCTTCGGCGACCCCGAAGCCCAGGTAATCCTGCCTCTCCTGGAAGGCAAACTGGGCGATTTTATACAGGGCTCAATAAAAGGCACGCTGCATACAAAAACTATATCATTCAAAAAAAAGCATGCCATCACCGTGGTCATGTCGTCGGGAGGATATCCCGGTGATTACGAAAAGGGGAAAGAGATAACCGGCCTCGATTCACTGAGCAATTCCATCACGGCCTTCCATGCCGGCACAGTGGAAAAAGACGGAAAATTTTTCACCAACGGCGGGAGAGTCCTGAATATAACGGCGCTGGGAGACTCTCTTGTCCAGGCCAGGGACGCGGTGTACAATGAAATCGACAGGATTTCCTTTGACGATGCCTTTTATCGGAAAGACATCGCCCACCGGGCTTTAAAGTAA